A window of Daphnia pulicaria isolate SC F1-1A chromosome 10, SC_F0-13Bv2, whole genome shotgun sequence contains these coding sequences:
- the LOC124314160 gene encoding quinone oxidoreductase-like protein 2 homolog has translation MAASRSLKALSNLITRSGNVKPTSISLSNLLFARHHRVLLQPNAAYRAAVLHEIAKPLVVEEMAAITKLKDLEVRIEVYTCGVNASDILICNGQYGVDQKMPFVPGFEVCGEVKEIGSKVKNFNVGDRVIGLKKDGYAGFAEECVILEQDLWGVPQAMTFEVGASLLDTYGTALLGLHRRAEVEANDTVLVTAAAGGLGLAAVDLAANVYKAKVIGVCGTEDKASLVRDKGAFASLKYQAKNLRSKVMEVTDNKGVSIIFDAVGGDIFNESLKCVAHEGKVIVAGFASRQIPNVSTNLLLPQSFSLIGVSLSHYRDANNEVYRQVGNDVIELYEEGLISPHVSAVFPLEQVNAAIDFLVQRKSTGKVILKIR, from the exons ATGGCAGCAAGTCGTTCACTAAAAGCATTGAGTAATTTGATCACCCGGTCTGGAAATGTTAAACCTACATCAATAAGTCTTTCCAACTTATTGTTTGCGAGACATCACAGGGTTTTGCTACAGCCTAATGCCGCTTACCGAGCCGCTGTTTTGCATGAAATTGCAAAGCCATTAGTCGTGGAAGAAATGGCAGCCATCACCAAGTTAAAAGACTTGGAG GTTCGGATAGAAGTATACACTTGTGGAGTTAATGCTTCAGATATCCTCATATGCAATGGCCAATATGGTGTTGATCAGAAAATGCCCTTTGTCCCTGGGTTTGAAGTGTGTGGTGAGGTCAAGGAAATTGGCTCCAAAGTAAAAAACTTTAATGTTGGAGACCGAGTTATTGGACTTAAGAAGGACGGTTATGCTGGCTTTGCAGAGGAGTGTGTTATACTAGAGCAAGACTTGTGGGGTGTCCCACAGGCCATGACATTTGAAGTTGGAGCATCTTTACTAGATACCTATGGAACCGCTCTTTTGGGTCTGCACAGAAGGGCAGAGGTGGAAGCAAATGACACTGTATTagtcacagcagcagcagggggTCTTGGTCTTGCAGCTGTTGATTTAGCTGCTAATGTATACAAAGCCAAG GTTATTGGAGTGTGTGGAACGGAGGATAAGGCGTCGTTGGTCCGCGATAAAGGCGCTTTTGCCTCCCTGAAATACCAAGCAAAGAATTTGCGCAGTAAAGTGATGGAGGTGACTGACAACAAAGGGGTCTCCATCATCTTTGATGCAGTTGGAGGTGACATCTTTAACGAATCATTGAAATG TGTCGCACACGAAGGCAAAGTCATAGTGGCGGGGTTCGCATCACGTCAGATTCCAAACGTGTCGACAAACTTACTTCTTCCACAGAGTTTCTCACTCATTGGTGTGTCACTGAGTCATTATCGTGATGCAAACAACGAAGTTTATCG TCAAGTAGGTAATGACGTCATTGAGCTGTACGAAGAGGGATTGATATCGCCTCACGTCTCAGCTGTTTTCCCACTGGAACAAGTTAACGCGGCCATAGATTTCTTGGTGCAACGCAAGTCGACGGGTAAAGTTATCTTAAAGATCAGATAA